One region of Azoarcus sp. CIB genomic DNA includes:
- a CDS encoding cupin domain-containing protein, whose protein sequence is MRFPISLRFVAPLLSCALLIPAAAHTADTAPEKPIGLTGAADAVGLVDLAPHNLAGAVGDYDLRARVIGLEPGGAIHNHPHAGRPGIVRVTKGTIIEYRGEAKRTLAVGDTWYENADTTHWFRNASTTEAAEIWVVDLVPKKK, encoded by the coding sequence ATGAGGTTCCCGATTTCCCTGCGGTTTGTTGCACCGTTGTTGAGCTGTGCATTATTGATACCGGCTGCGGCGCACACCGCCGATACCGCGCCCGAAAAACCCATCGGCCTGACCGGCGCGGCCGATGCGGTCGGGCTGGTCGATCTGGCCCCTCACAACCTGGCCGGTGCCGTCGGCGATTACGATTTGCGTGCACGCGTCATCGGGCTCGAACCCGGCGGCGCCATCCATAACCACCCGCATGCAGGCCGTCCGGGCATCGTTCGCGTCACGAAGGGGACCATCATCGAGTATCGCGGCGAAGCCAAGCGCACGCTTGCCGTCGGCGACACGTGGTACGAAAACGCCGACACGACGCACTGGTTCCGGAACGCGAGCACCACCGAAGCCGCCGAGATCTGGGTCGTGGATCTGGTGCCGAAGAAGAAGTAG
- a CDS encoding CBS domain-containing protein, which yields MPYRPIREVIGQRPFPTVTPSSTIRNSSIIMREMKSSAVLVVEKGKLRGILTERDIVFRVVAQGLDPAATSVESIMTTQVQTIHKNKPFGHALHLMYEGGFRHMPVVDDGGTPVGLLAAHDALDIDGLQLEHDLVRREEISVIL from the coding sequence ATGCCCTACCGCCCCATTCGCGAAGTCATTGGTCAACGCCCATTCCCTACGGTCACACCGAGCAGCACGATCCGCAATTCGTCGATCATCATGCGTGAGATGAAATCCTCGGCAGTTCTGGTGGTGGAGAAGGGGAAGTTGCGCGGCATCCTGACCGAGCGGGACATTGTGTTCCGGGTCGTCGCCCAGGGTCTCGATCCGGCCGCCACGTCGGTCGAGAGCATCATGACCACGCAGGTGCAGACGATCCACAAGAACAAGCCTTTCGGCCACGCCTTGCATCTGATGTACGAAGGCGGATTCCGCCACATGCCGGTCGTGGACGATGGCGGGACTCCGGTCGGGTTGCTCGCCGCGCACGATGCGCTCGATATCGATGGTCTTCAGTTGGAGCACGATCTGGTTCGCCGTGAGGAGATCTCCGTCATCCTCTGA
- a CDS encoding sodium:alanine symporter family protein: MEALTQFVTAINDIVWGPPMLIAILGTGLFLQLRLKFMPVTKIIAGFVMVWRGRKAAPGAPGEITPYAALMTALAATVGTGNIAGVATAIAVGGPGAMFWMWMTALVGMATKYAEVLLAVHYRETDDRGEQVGGPMYAIKNGLGRHWRWLAAAFALFGGLAGFGIGNMVQSNSIAGALEAGFGIDPWVSGVVMAVFTGVVLLGGVKRIGAVAEKLVPFMCIGYVVTSLTVLGIYADQIPAAFSLIFSSAFSPVAATGGFAGAAVMMAMRYGVARGIFSNEAGLGTAGIAQAAGQTRNPVESGLVGMMGTFIDTIIVCTMTGLVLIVTGVWSSGLKGAALSSSAFVTAFPGFGGQFLAIALAIFAFTTILGWAYYGEKCWEYLIGTSVEKPYRVLWTIFVLVGAVTQLDFVWLVADTLNAFMAIPNLISLLLLSPIVARLTQDYFAERRVPVGGAAVAQLSR, translated from the coding sequence ATGGAAGCACTTACGCAGTTCGTCACGGCGATCAACGACATCGTGTGGGGGCCGCCGATGCTGATCGCGATCCTTGGTACCGGCCTGTTCCTGCAGTTGCGCCTCAAGTTCATGCCGGTGACCAAGATCATCGCCGGCTTCGTCATGGTCTGGCGCGGACGCAAGGCGGCACCCGGCGCGCCGGGTGAAATCACGCCCTATGCAGCGCTCATGACCGCCCTGGCGGCAACGGTCGGGACTGGCAATATCGCCGGCGTCGCCACCGCCATCGCCGTCGGTGGGCCGGGCGCCATGTTCTGGATGTGGATGACAGCGCTCGTCGGGATGGCCACAAAGTATGCCGAAGTGCTGCTTGCGGTGCATTACCGCGAAACCGATGACCGCGGCGAGCAGGTCGGCGGGCCGATGTACGCGATCAAGAACGGCCTCGGTCGCCACTGGCGCTGGCTTGCCGCGGCGTTCGCGCTGTTCGGCGGCCTCGCCGGCTTCGGTATCGGCAACATGGTCCAATCGAACAGCATCGCCGGTGCACTGGAAGCCGGTTTCGGTATCGATCCGTGGGTGTCCGGTGTCGTGATGGCGGTATTCACCGGCGTCGTGCTGCTCGGCGGGGTCAAGCGCATCGGCGCGGTGGCGGAAAAACTGGTGCCGTTCATGTGCATCGGTTATGTCGTCACATCCCTGACTGTGCTTGGCATCTATGCCGACCAGATTCCCGCGGCCTTTTCGCTGATCTTTTCGAGCGCCTTCAGTCCGGTGGCGGCAACGGGCGGTTTCGCCGGTGCGGCGGTGATGATGGCGATGCGCTACGGCGTGGCGCGCGGCATCTTCTCGAACGAAGCCGGTCTCGGCACCGCGGGCATCGCGCAGGCGGCCGGCCAGACCAGGAACCCGGTCGAGTCCGGCCTGGTGGGCATGATGGGCACCTTCATCGACACCATCATCGTGTGCACCATGACCGGCCTGGTGCTGATCGTGACCGGCGTCTGGAGCAGCGGCCTCAAGGGCGCGGCACTGAGTTCGAGCGCCTTCGTCACCGCGTTCCCGGGATTTGGTGGTCAGTTCCTGGCCATCGCGCTGGCGATCTTCGCCTTCACCACCATCCTCGGCTGGGCGTACTACGGCGAGAAGTGCTGGGAGTACCTGATCGGCACGTCGGTCGAAAAACCCTACCGCGTGCTCTGGACAATCTTTGTTCTGGTCGGCGCCGTGACGCAACTCGACTTCGTGTGGCTGGTCGCCGACACGCTGAATGCCTTCATGGCCATCCCGAACCTGATCTCCTTGCTGCTTCTGTCCCCGATCGTCGCAAGACTGACGCAGGATTACTTTGCCGAGCGTCGCGTTCCGGTCGGCGGAGCGGCGGTCGCCCAGTTGTCCCGCTAA
- a CDS encoding sigma-54-dependent transcriptional regulator: protein MRIAIVFDDRVGIAHEILAELARRSLNVTAVEVEPPHIYIEAPALDQAGLIKLRSQLLQIAGVRTVDVVAMLPGAQRRLYLDALLASQADPVFAVDAKGRVIVANGAAVTASGMSEAELRASSMQQLIGDPGLLDALVDGGYHLPVREIDLNGEPYMLETLPLHETGGRVAGAVMTLHAPTRMGERLSALQNYDAGGFEAILGNSAEIDLLKQRAARMALVDAPLLITGETGTGKELLAHACHAGSSRSAEPFFALNCAALPENLAESELFGYSPGAFTGALRGGKPGLLELADGGTVFLDEIGEMSPYLQAKLLRFLNDGSFRRVGGDREIKVNVRIISATHRALEDMVATGHFRQDLLFRLNVLTLHMPPLRERPGDILPLAQFFLARACAQAGRPLMRLSSAACAALLASTWPGNVRQLQNVIFRTVTMTERLVIAAADLELAHAANPAGRDADREVTTLDEAVAGFEKNLLQHLYRDFPSSRRLAKRLGASHSAIAARLRRYGIG, encoded by the coding sequence ATGCGCATTGCCATTGTCTTTGACGACCGGGTCGGCATTGCCCATGAGATCCTGGCGGAACTCGCGCGGCGCTCGCTCAATGTCACGGCCGTCGAGGTCGAGCCACCGCACATCTACATCGAGGCCCCGGCGCTGGATCAAGCCGGACTCATCAAGTTGCGCAGCCAGTTGCTGCAGATCGCCGGTGTGCGCACCGTCGACGTCGTCGCCATGCTCCCCGGCGCGCAACGGCGCTTGTATCTGGACGCCCTGCTGGCCTCGCAGGCCGATCCGGTGTTCGCCGTCGATGCGAAGGGGCGCGTGATCGTCGCCAACGGCGCCGCCGTCACGGCAAGCGGAATGTCCGAAGCCGAATTGCGGGCGAGCTCGATGCAGCAACTGATCGGCGATCCGGGACTGCTGGATGCGCTCGTCGACGGGGGTTACCACCTGCCGGTGCGCGAGATTGATCTCAACGGCGAGCCGTACATGCTGGAGACTCTGCCCCTGCACGAAACGGGCGGTCGGGTGGCGGGTGCCGTGATGACCCTCCACGCCCCCACTCGCATGGGCGAACGCCTGAGCGCGCTGCAGAATTACGATGCGGGCGGTTTCGAAGCCATCCTCGGCAATTCGGCGGAGATCGACCTGCTCAAACAGCGCGCGGCGCGCATGGCGCTCGTCGATGCCCCGCTGCTGATCACCGGCGAAACCGGCACCGGCAAGGAGCTGCTCGCCCACGCGTGCCATGCCGGCAGCAGTCGCAGCGCCGAGCCTTTCTTTGCGCTGAACTGCGCCGCGCTTCCGGAGAACCTCGCCGAAAGCGAGCTGTTCGGCTATTCGCCGGGCGCCTTCACCGGCGCTTTGCGCGGCGGCAAACCCGGCCTGCTCGAACTGGCGGACGGGGGCACGGTGTTTCTCGACGAGATCGGCGAAATGTCGCCCTACCTGCAGGCCAAGCTGCTCCGCTTCCTCAACGACGGCAGCTTCCGGCGGGTCGGCGGCGATCGTGAAATCAAGGTGAACGTCCGCATCATCAGCGCCACCCACCGCGCGCTCGAAGACATGGTGGCCACCGGTCATTTTCGGCAGGATCTGCTCTTTCGACTGAATGTGCTGACGCTGCACATGCCGCCGTTGCGCGAACGGCCCGGCGATATCCTCCCGCTTGCCCAGTTCTTCCTGGCGCGCGCCTGCGCACAGGCGGGGCGCCCCTTGATGCGCCTGTCGTCGGCAGCGTGCGCCGCCTTGCTGGCGAGCACCTGGCCCGGCAATGTCAGACAGCTCCAGAACGTGATTTTCCGGACGGTGACGATGACCGAACGGCTCGTGATTGCCGCGGCCGACCTCGAGCTCGCCCACGCGGCGAACCCCGCGGGACGGGATGCGGACAGGGAAGTCACGACGCTTGACGAGGCTGTCGCGGGCTTCGAGAAGAACTTGCTGCAACACCTTTACCGCGATTTCCCTTCCAGCCGGCGACTTGCCAAGCGCCTTGGTGCGTCGCATTCGGCCATCGCCGCCCGCCTGCGCCGCTACGGCATTGGGTAG
- a CDS encoding uracil-DNA glycosylase family protein, with protein MSHPFDPGYVAEPFLTLCSDYPGVDVYPSDQFRTEWGPIFHRGRLDGTARILVIGQDPAQHETVIRRIMVGEAGRRVQGLLRKLGVTRSYVFINTYLYSVYGSVKARTRKDPRLVDYRNRWFHALLSGGRIEVVLAFGRVADEAWRFWKATPAGESIEVGYAALTHPTQPESASDGNRAKLAEATTALLRNWNKALLAVAPRVQHPDGPTPLVLYGEAWAGEDRIGIPEFDFPAGLPAWMREQDGWARRVGPDDLAKRRNITIRIPKGVVT; from the coding sequence ATGTCGCATCCGTTCGACCCAGGCTATGTCGCCGAACCCTTCCTGACGCTCTGCTCGGACTACCCCGGGGTGGATGTCTATCCGTCCGACCAGTTCCGAACCGAGTGGGGGCCGATCTTCCATCGCGGACGGCTCGACGGCACCGCCCGCATCCTTGTCATCGGTCAGGACCCCGCGCAGCACGAAACGGTCATCCGCCGCATCATGGTCGGCGAGGCCGGACGGCGCGTGCAGGGCCTGCTGCGCAAGCTCGGCGTCACGCGAAGCTACGTGTTCATCAACACTTACCTCTACAGCGTCTATGGCAGCGTCAAGGCCCGCACGCGCAAGGATCCGCGGCTCGTCGATTACCGTAACCGCTGGTTCCACGCCCTGCTGAGCGGCGGCCGCATCGAGGTGGTGCTGGCATTCGGCCGCGTAGCCGACGAGGCGTGGCGTTTCTGGAAGGCGACCCCGGCGGGCGAGTCGATCGAAGTCGGCTATGCGGCACTGACCCACCCCACGCAGCCGGAAAGCGCCTCGGATGGCAACAGGGCAAAGTTGGCGGAAGCGACCACGGCGTTGCTGCGCAACTGGAACAAGGCCCTGCTGGCGGTCGCGCCGCGCGTGCAGCACCCGGACGGGCCGACGCCGCTGGTTCTGTACGGCGAAGCCTGGGCGGGGGAGGACCGCATCGGTATCCCCGAATTCGATTTCCCCGCCGGGTTGCCCGCCTGGATGCGCGAACAGGACGGCTGGGCGCGGCGCGTCGGTCCCGACGATCTCGCCAAGCGGCGCAACATCACGATCAGGATTCCCAAGGGAGTCGTCACATGA
- a CDS encoding amidohydrolase family protein, producing the protein MTGIPRRWYPLAGTEPPPSARAPMPVARGAGPIDLPTGPKVALAGRVVTMDDAFTVRANAIVYIDCGAIVAVQDRAQPAPAGFDGVAPVATRGTLYPGLIELHNHLAYNALPLWAPVPRRFQHRGQWPDHPDYRRLISGPMTVVGSYRDAEGKAALLAPLVRYVECKCLLGGVTTSQGIMLNSNAGIRRYYRGLLRNVEQTDDPELPEAQARIPDIDARDAAWFLARLNKEDSCFLLHVSEGVTPPDTPDSIARRHFLALQVAPDLWAINDRLAAIHAAGLLPEDFEVLGRHGGAMVWSPFSNLLLYGATADVKAARQANVRIGLGSDWSPSGSKNLMGELKVAWLYSRHMLDGLFDARDLVAMATREAAAILKWDKALGTLEPGRRADLLVIDGTAGDPYEALVKAKETSIRLVMVNGLARYGTPGMMRALGAEGERLRVGGRLRCLNLTLTQPTADPDVAAVSLKQACRSLRAAFRNLPALAREVETPRPRNALRSASEPVVWSLALDEIEATDINLRPRLPFSGPDDFTGPDRISPRAAAAPLSTILQPIALDPLTVADDPNFLAEIANQPNVPEAVRTGLAALY; encoded by the coding sequence ATGACCGGCATCCCGCGGCGCTGGTATCCGCTCGCCGGAACCGAGCCGCCCCCTTCCGCCCGCGCGCCGATGCCGGTCGCAAGGGGAGCAGGGCCGATCGACCTCCCGACCGGCCCGAAAGTCGCGCTCGCCGGTCGCGTCGTGACGATGGACGACGCATTTACGGTCAGGGCGAACGCCATTGTCTACATCGACTGCGGCGCCATCGTCGCCGTGCAGGACCGCGCCCAGCCCGCACCGGCCGGTTTCGACGGCGTCGCGCCTGTCGCCACGCGCGGCACGCTCTATCCGGGCCTGATCGAACTGCACAACCACCTCGCCTACAACGCGCTGCCGTTATGGGCGCCGGTGCCCAGGCGTTTCCAGCATCGCGGCCAGTGGCCCGATCATCCCGACTATCGCCGGCTGATCAGCGGTCCGATGACCGTCGTCGGCAGCTACCGCGACGCCGAAGGCAAAGCCGCGCTGCTCGCGCCGCTCGTGCGCTACGTCGAGTGCAAGTGCCTGCTCGGCGGGGTGACGACCAGCCAGGGGATCATGCTCAACAGCAACGCTGGCATACGGCGCTACTACCGCGGCCTGCTGCGCAATGTCGAGCAGACCGACGACCCCGAGCTGCCAGAAGCGCAGGCGCGCATCCCCGACATCGATGCCCGCGATGCCGCCTGGTTCCTGGCCCGGCTCAACAAGGAAGACAGCTGCTTCCTCCTTCATGTCAGCGAAGGCGTGACCCCGCCGGATACGCCCGACTCCATCGCCCGCCGCCATTTCCTCGCGCTCCAGGTCGCGCCCGACCTATGGGCCATCAACGACCGCCTCGCCGCCATCCACGCGGCCGGCCTCCTGCCGGAAGACTTCGAAGTGCTCGGGCGGCATGGGGGTGCGATGGTCTGGTCGCCCTTCAGCAACCTCCTGCTGTACGGCGCGACCGCCGACGTGAAGGCTGCCCGCCAGGCGAACGTGCGCATCGGCCTAGGCAGCGACTGGTCCCCCTCGGGCAGCAAGAACCTGATGGGCGAACTGAAGGTCGCGTGGCTCTATTCCCGGCACATGCTCGATGGCCTCTTCGACGCGCGCGACCTCGTCGCGATGGCGACGCGCGAAGCTGCCGCGATCCTCAAGTGGGACAAGGCGCTCGGCACGCTGGAGCCCGGCAGGCGCGCCGATCTCCTCGTCATCGACGGCACGGCCGGCGACCCCTACGAAGCGCTCGTGAAGGCGAAGGAGACGTCGATCCGGCTCGTCATGGTCAATGGCCTTGCCCGCTACGGCACACCCGGCATGATGCGCGCGCTCGGCGCCGAGGGCGAAAGGCTGCGCGTCGGCGGCAGGCTCCGCTGCCTGAACCTGACCCTGACGCAGCCAACGGCCGATCCCGATGTCGCCGCCGTGTCGCTGAAACAAGCCTGCCGCAGCCTGCGAGCCGCCTTCCGCAACCTGCCCGCCCTCGCGCGTGAAGTCGAAACGCCGAGGCCGCGGAACGCCCTGCGGAGCGCGTCCGAACCCGTCGTCTGGTCACTCGCCCTCGACGAAATCGAGGCCACGGACATCAACCTCCGCCCGCGCCTGCCATTCAGCGGCCCCGACGACTTCACCGGCCCCGACCGCATCTCCCCACGCGCCGCCGCGGCGCCCCTGTCGACGATCCTCCAGCCCATCGCCCTCGATCCGCTCACCGTCGCGGACGACCCCAATTTCCTGGCGGAGATCGCGAATCAACCCAACGTGCCGGAGGCGGTCCGTACGGGGCTGGCGGCTCTCTATTGA
- a CDS encoding CBS domain-containing protein: MSRDVKVINPDMTIRQAAATMRDEGFGMMPVGENDRMIGTISDRDIAIRAVAEGKDSSTKVRDVMSDGVAWAFEDESVDQAVKIMSERQVRRLPIVDREKRLVGIVSLGDFAVQRTEIKPAAEALAEISKP, translated from the coding sequence ATGAGTCGCGACGTCAAGGTCATCAATCCCGACATGACCATCAGGCAGGCCGCAGCAACCATGCGCGATGAGGGCTTCGGCATGATGCCGGTTGGGGAAAACGATCGCATGATTGGAACGATCTCGGATCGGGACATCGCGATACGCGCTGTCGCCGAGGGTAAGGACTCCAGCACCAAGGTTCGCGATGTAATGTCCGACGGCGTTGCGTGGGCCTTCGAGGACGAATCAGTCGACCAGGCCGTCAAGATCATGAGCGAGCGCCAAGTCAGGCGTCTGCCGATCGTTGACCGGGAAAAGCGATTGGTGGGAATCGTGTCGCTCGGCGATTTTGCGGTCCAGCGTACCGAAATCAAGCCCGCTGCCGAAGCGCTTGCCGAAATTTCCAAACCATAA
- a CDS encoding PPC domain-containing DNA-binding protein, whose product MEGMNPYPLRQLPGSDLRKALESAVSEQPGGPAVVLSGIGSLIDAKLRFAGHHTATSIPGPSEILTLAGSLAENGAHLHMSISTPDGRVIGGHVVYGNTVRTTAEVLLAPLPGWVLQREPYASTGYDELVVRRRVEE is encoded by the coding sequence ATGGAAGGCATGAATCCCTATCCCCTCCGACAGCTGCCCGGCAGCGACCTGCGCAAGGCGCTGGAATCGGCCGTCAGCGAGCAACCCGGCGGCCCGGCCGTCGTCCTCTCCGGCATCGGCAGCCTGATCGACGCAAAACTCCGCTTCGCCGGCCACCACACCGCAACGAGCATCCCCGGCCCGTCCGAAATCCTCACGCTTGCCGGCAGCCTCGCGGAAAATGGCGCGCATCTGCACATGTCCATCTCGACGCCCGACGGGCGGGTCATCGGCGGACACGTCGTCTATGGGAACACGGTGCGAACGACTGCCGAGGTCTTGCTGGCCCCATTGCCGGGTTGGGTGCTCCAGCGCGAACCGTACGCTTCGACGGGGTATGACGAACTGGTGGTTCGCCGGCGCGTCGAGGAGTGA
- the rdrA gene encoding antiviral RADAR system adenosine triphosphatase RdrA, with product MTDNSKLYISTTQQETASLPHPNTLLAREVYDRLYTLIHEAQREASKALNEPDQDFDSRRTHNAVLIDGARGTGKSTVLVNLPAYLKQRANASHDPNQGLPEVQRSRVRQNKDLLARVHILKPVDPTLLEEHDDLFLHVIVAAVLSDSQVQQAQRNESNYRAMLRALEELAHGLESVDAQKEERGLDKLRSFIGHRQLNSKVHAFFGSVLTLLGKDLLVLTIDDVDTSLDRAYENLEIVRRYLNTPLVLPIISGDLDLYTEVIWREFHGKIVKPTPKYEEDQARNLAIALASEYQRKILPVTNRLRMPDIAEYLCDFQIELRSPSDEQGGQPIASLGAFHAWLEWFIAGPVNEQENSRLALPIPSIRALTQLIRRCGQDRLLEVMPGELSQAQSALVAKRIGQLAPGIRHELVDRFAAEYANATLAKDRDFRPAYKAFADAWELEKKGHSNAGRGISPHNTLQLSQRLREQFGSEWEAGPTCLVLEAIQHWYGASSFGGSILATALFLPLSHADAAYKDFNKPDSLASWRSALVNQLPGYWLEVMGHREVLLPYPLPESGRWGRLNWNVTKSVKEPQHRLLMKLLTHLNYYSESGRGTKVNIGRLFELLVTSLVRDVSALDLVNLLNRAPFHSTSTLAPTKTQSTAQNENNEDGETAEADLDEPPIDAINTLVNEIQAWRNEHQLEQVRFSPWLVYNVFNKVFNQAQLFNRNQRIESTDLYPKAALQIGLHAFYSIWSASGSFEKGAVFGLPASIATVNLERPSNFEQNALFRQNILPFFPQGGIIEKSDVAKYGMAMRALTYYLGNHPLREWLEKAVNTQGNVDERTATIATTTTNELAPNERANRHLRKLLKLPTNTANVMRKKLEASLQSLSVDEAQQVLNEMHDQYPETEALRRLEEAYGKVVANSSRES from the coding sequence GTGACCGATAACTCCAAGCTCTATATCAGCACCACCCAGCAGGAAACGGCCAGCCTGCCCCACCCGAACACCCTACTGGCCCGGGAGGTCTATGATCGCTTGTACACCCTCATCCATGAGGCACAGCGGGAAGCCAGCAAAGCACTGAATGAACCAGACCAGGATTTCGACAGCCGGCGGACCCACAATGCCGTACTGATTGACGGCGCTCGCGGCACCGGCAAGTCAACGGTACTGGTCAATCTGCCCGCCTACCTAAAGCAGCGAGCGAATGCGTCCCACGACCCGAACCAAGGATTGCCTGAAGTCCAGCGCAGCCGAGTACGGCAGAACAAGGATTTGCTGGCACGAGTGCACATTCTGAAGCCGGTGGATCCCACCCTGCTGGAAGAACATGACGATCTGTTCCTGCACGTGATTGTCGCGGCTGTGCTCAGCGACAGCCAAGTACAGCAAGCCCAGCGCAACGAGTCCAATTACCGCGCAATGCTGCGGGCGCTTGAGGAGCTGGCGCACGGGCTGGAAAGCGTGGATGCACAAAAGGAAGAGCGCGGGCTGGACAAGCTGCGCAGCTTTATCGGTCACCGGCAGCTCAATAGCAAGGTGCACGCATTTTTTGGCAGTGTGCTGACACTGCTGGGCAAAGACTTGCTGGTGCTGACCATTGACGATGTCGACACCTCGCTCGACCGGGCATATGAAAACCTGGAAATCGTGCGCCGCTATCTGAACACCCCGCTGGTGTTGCCTATCATCAGCGGCGACCTGGATCTGTATACCGAAGTGATCTGGCGCGAGTTTCACGGCAAGATCGTCAAGCCCACGCCGAAATATGAAGAAGATCAGGCCAGAAATTTGGCAATCGCACTGGCAAGCGAATACCAGCGCAAAATCCTGCCAGTGACCAACCGCCTACGCATGCCCGATATTGCCGAATACCTGTGCGATTTTCAAATCGAGCTGCGCAGTCCCAGCGACGAGCAGGGAGGTCAACCGATAGCCTCACTCGGCGCCTTCCATGCCTGGCTGGAGTGGTTTATTGCCGGCCCGGTCAATGAGCAGGAAAACAGCAGACTTGCGCTGCCCATCCCGTCGATCAGGGCGTTAACACAACTGATCCGGCGCTGTGGCCAAGACCGCCTGCTTGAAGTGATGCCAGGAGAGCTGAGCCAAGCACAAAGTGCTCTAGTCGCCAAGCGTATCGGGCAACTGGCGCCGGGCATTCGTCATGAACTGGTCGACCGATTTGCCGCCGAATATGCTAATGCCACACTAGCCAAAGACCGCGACTTCCGTCCCGCGTACAAGGCCTTTGCCGACGCATGGGAACTGGAAAAGAAGGGCCATAGCAATGCTGGCAGAGGGATCAGTCCGCACAACACACTGCAATTGAGCCAAAGGCTGCGCGAGCAATTCGGCAGCGAATGGGAAGCTGGCCCGACTTGCCTTGTGCTGGAGGCCATACAGCACTGGTATGGTGCAAGCTCGTTCGGCGGCAGCATCCTGGCTACCGCCTTGTTCCTGCCACTAAGCCATGCCGATGCCGCCTATAAAGACTTCAACAAACCGGACTCACTGGCAAGCTGGAGGAGCGCATTGGTCAACCAACTTCCCGGCTATTGGCTGGAGGTAATGGGCCACCGGGAGGTGCTGCTGCCCTACCCGCTACCAGAGAGTGGGCGCTGGGGCCGGCTTAACTGGAATGTCACAAAGTCTGTCAAAGAGCCACAACATCGGTTGCTAATGAAGCTGCTGACTCATCTTAACTATTACAGCGAGTCCGGCCGAGGCACCAAAGTAAATATCGGCCGCCTGTTCGAGCTGCTAGTTACCAGTCTGGTGCGCGACGTGTCGGCACTGGATTTGGTCAATCTCCTCAATCGAGCGCCGTTCCATTCCACCAGCACGCTGGCCCCCACCAAAACCCAGAGCACTGCCCAAAATGAAAATAATGAGGATGGAGAAACAGCAGAAGCCGACCTGGATGAACCGCCGATCGATGCCATCAATACGCTGGTCAATGAAATCCAAGCTTGGCGCAATGAGCACCAGCTAGAGCAGGTGCGTTTCTCACCGTGGCTGGTGTACAACGTGTTCAACAAAGTGTTCAATCAGGCGCAACTGTTCAACCGCAACCAGCGGATTGAATCCACCGACCTCTATCCCAAGGCTGCCCTCCAGATTGGCCTGCACGCCTTTTACAGCATCTGGTCGGCCAGCGGCAGCTTTGAAAAGGGGGCCGTGTTCGGTCTGCCGGCCAGTATTGCGACTGTGAACCTGGAGAGGCCTAGCAACTTCGAACAAAACGCCTTGTTCCGGCAGAACATCCTGCCTTTCTTCCCGCAAGGCGGGATTATTGAGAAAAGCGATGTTGCCAAGTACGGCATGGCGATGCGCGCGCTGACCTATTACCTTGGAAATCATCCTTTGAGGGAGTGGCTAGAAAAAGCAGTCAATACCCAAGGAAATGTTGATGAACGTACTGCAACAATTGCGACCACCACAACTAACGAATTAGCCCCGAACGAACGTGCCAATCGACACCTTCGCAAATTGCTGAAGCTTCCCACCAATACAGCTAATGTAATGCGCAAGAAACTGGAGGCCAGTTTGCAGTCGCTCTCAGTAGATGAAGCCCAACAAGTCCTCAATGAAATGCATGATCAATATCCTGAAACGGAAGCATTGCGCCGACTGGAAGAAGCCTATGGAAAGGTTGTCGCTAATTCGTCGCGCGAATCCTGA